From the Toxoplasma gondii ME49 chromosome VIIa, whole genome shotgun sequence genome, one window contains:
- a CDS encoding membrane protein (encoded by transcript TGME49_205760~Signal peptide predicted by SignalP 2.0 HMM (probability 0.815) with cleavage site probability 0.469 at residue 22), with protein sequence MRVCFFVAVASYGIAVVGRGRAEQTFTSYPVCDVAVESALCLHGEQKVLLPSAQPYGLELHITFDSVRPLDESGKRNHASGEVMAATGIGGSGSSGLFRRNYIYVSSADGLQTADFSYTFFAYLLEDAESRANNLLHDQFCPLLHKGVMRENVQEAAPAILVNPREGRIKVVVATSQNPDTPGEEMMSNSRLKPHQWYHIAVVRRMNRVYLYVDGILDCTMVTQGLARTNDLPMYIGSAPYAEDVCDVPLLIDELKVFSYALGRDSIQAEASISLAGVEPSFIHIGCFDCNKDEASTACPDGYHLCDKLELYIGGYQVARKLSLGTSLVAAGSAMPAKGTALCCSDT encoded by the exons ATGAGGGTGTGCTTTTTTGTTGCTGTTGCCTCCTACGGCATCGCTGTTGTTGGACGCGGCAGAGCAGAGCAAACTTTCACATCATACCCAGTTTGTGATGTGGCCGTTGAGTCTGCCCTTTGCCTGCACGGGGAGCAGAAAGTTCTGCTTCCCAGCGCGCAGCCGTATG GACTTGAACTGCACATCACATTTGATAGTGTGAGGCCGCTCGACGAAAGTGGCAAAAGAAATCATGCCTCGGGGGAGGTGATGGCGGCAACAGGAATAGGAGGATCAGGCAGCTCGGGTCTTTTCCGACGGAACTATATCTACGTCTCAAGTGCAGACGGCCTACAGACTGCAGATTTTAGCTACACATTCTTCGCGTACTTACTTGAGGACGCAGAGTCGCG AGCCAACAACCTTCTCCATGACCAGTTCTGCCCGTTGCTCCACAAG GGTGTCATGAGGGAGAATGTCCAGGAGGCGGCTCCTGCGATTCTCGTCAACCCAAGG GAAGGCAGAATCAAGGTTGTTGTCGCTACATCACAAAACCCGGACACTC cgggagaggagaTGATGAGCAACTCGAGACTGAAGCCTCATCAGTGGTATCACATCGCTG TGGTCCGCCGCATGAACCGTGTCTACCTTTACGTTGATGGTATTTTAGACTGTACAATGGTGACGCAAG GTCTCGCGCGAACAAATGACTTGCCAATGTACATCGGATCAGCTCCGTACGCTGAGGATGTTTGCGATGTACCGCTCCTTATAGATGAACTGAAAGTGTTTTCCTAC GCACTAGGAAGGGATAGTATCCAGGCTGAGG CTTCAATATCGCTAGCGGGGGTTGAACCGTCATTCATTCACATTGGCTGTTTCGATTGCAA CAAAGACGAAGCCTCAACAGCGTGTCCGGATGGTTACCATCTTTGTG ACAAACTGGAGTTGTACATTGGAGGATATCAGGTTGCTCGAAAGCTTTCTCTCGGGACATCTCTAGTCGCAGCAGGATCCGCAATGCCAGCGAAAGGCACAGCTTTATGCTGCAGTGACACCTGA
- the SIN3 gene encoding histone deacetylase complex subunit Sin3 (encoded by transcript TGME49_205750~Gene product name based on ToxoDB Community Expert Annotation.), whose protein sequence is MGGLSDGGVPRQCHEGTTGSRSSVYCTTVGPRTTAASKQDQDFPVLWRQFETFLVKRFISEPERLISFTSIVAHYGTQSLRAEELAFLVGHYFSDCPEVLLCFSLFLPDGIVLDAGSPAAAMCALIQNVAPDKYIIFSGILKTCVSQTHDRGSRDLLLQKMQALFHGHRLVTRGLRKLLVQQFCIERNSGLHFANKPVEVLQPRDDDPLQLHSIYNMTFQVALLGGDRSRACALASNVLHLTRLYIHGALTFEQVNDELDRIWCGYPGWRHVLRLKELILSVTQEDFEKNHRVTMLMNLLDGKKARYPHFATDGLRVVCELFLQDLENQSPSLRVEVDHLVKRSSRTASPPAPTMQRLASLLGKHSHSCEKLGVLTRLAIDIRTKGSYSYRKRARRDFEDQVSDIFRERSINQKKAKTDMAEASAAAAVASGFITDYIPTLLQSTAETLAPFIVPARFRSQQLLMQLVGPKWFSVIYMILDEWNDGLFTKEQAMDSLTCIAGSDSRARNVLRPLFTLLESKKGARQRHMTGSLSRQLYDMWERRGSSYRRLPPDWPLLECSGRDALCWEVFNDSWASIPDSSESQARFTNRHEEQLLLLEDTRYEWDLRIGRLEATLRRLEHITEQLTMIAPERRQFATVRVSAFSQLDVTILRTIFGQDAEQVVSSICLSPLASIPTVHDTMVAKLKQWRAMRYFLQLGWTQQEAPHWAGAVDFKKRFIGRSGTEEDAGPLDHTSSRPAGRPADRMHTLIRTAAVAPHSSEARLLMPS, encoded by the exons ATGGGAGGGCTTTCTGATGGCGGCGTCCCCCGCCAATGTCACGAAGGAACGACTGGCTCGCGCTCGAGCGTTTATTGCACAACAGTGGGCCCGAGAACGACAGCGGCCTCCAAGCAGGATCAGGATTTCCCAGTTCTATGGCGGCAGTTTGAGACTTTCCTGGTCAAGAGGTTCATAAGCGAGCCAGAGCGGCTCATATCCTTCACTAGTATCGTTGCTCATTACGGCACACAAAGTTTGCGGGCTGAAGAACTTGCTTTTCTGGTGGGACATTACTTTTCAGATTGCCCTGAGGTCCTTCTGTGCTTCTCCCTGTTCTTGCCTGACGGAATTGTTCTTGACGCCGGAAGCCCGGCTGCGGCCATGTGCGCACTAATACAGAATGTCGCTCCAGACAAATACATTATTTTCAGCGGAATTCTGAAAACCTGTGTCAGCCAGACACAtgacagaggaagcagggatctgcttcttcagaagaTGCAGGCTCTTTTCCATGGCCATCGTCTTGTCACCCGAGGACTGAGAAAACTTCTCGTACAGCAATTTTGCATTGAGAGAAATAGTGGACTTCATTTTGCCAACAAACCGGTCGAAGTTCTTCAGCCTCGAGATGATGATCCTCTACAG TTGCATTCTATCTATAACATGACCTTCCAGGTAGCCCTTCTTGGGGGAGATCGAAGTCGCGCTTGTGCGTTAGCGTCAAATGTATTACATTTGACCCGACTGTATATTCATGGGGCCTTGACCTTCGAGCAAGTCAACGATGAACTGGACAGGATATGGTGTGGGTACCCGGGCTGGCGTCATGTTCTTCGCTTGAAGGAGTTGATATTATCCGTTACCCAAGAGGATTTCGAGAAGAATCATCGAGTCACCATGCTCATGAATCTTTTGGATGGTAAAAAAG CTCGGTATCCGCACTTTGCCACTGACGGCCTCAGGGTCGTGTGTGAGCTTTTCCTTCAAGATTTGGAAAATCAGTCACCGAGTCTTCGCGTGGAGGTTGACCATTTGGTGAAACGATCATCGAGGACGGCCTCTCCTCCCGCGCCTACGATGCAGCGGTTGGCTTCGTTACTTGGAAAGCATTCACATAGTTGCGAGAAGCTTGGGGTCCTCACACGGCTTGCCATTGACATCAGGACGAAGGGTTCTTACAGTTATAGGAAGCGGGCGAGGCGGGATTTCGAGGATCAAGTGTCTGACATTTTTCGGGAGAGGAGCATTAATCAG aagaaagcgaagactGACATGGCAGAGGCCTCTGCGGCAGCCGCTGTGGCATCCGGATTTATAACCGACTACATACCGACCCTTCTGCAGTCTACCGCAGAAACTCTTGCTCCTTTTATTGTTCCGGCCCGATTTCGGAGCCAGCAGCTCCTGATGCAGCTCGTTGGACCGAAATGGTTTTCAGTGATTTATATGATTCTCGACGAATGGAACGACGGCCTCTTCACCAAGGAACAA GCGATGGATTCACTGACGTGCATTGCTGGCTCTGACTCTAGGGCACGCAACGTGCTGCGCCCTCTTTTCACTTTGCTGGAAAGCAAGAAGGGCGCCAGGCAACGCCATATGACGGGCTCCCTCAGTCGCCAGTTATACGACATGTGGGAAAGAAGAGGTTCTTCCTATCGGCGGCTGCCCCCTGACTGGCCTCTGCTTGAGTGTAGCGGCCGGGATGCACTCTGCTGGGAAGTCTTCAATGACAG TTGGGCGTCCATTCCAGATAGCTCTGAGAGTCAGGCGCGATTCACGAATCGCCATGAAGAGCAATTGCTTCTCTTAGAAGACACGCGCTATGAATGGGATCTCCGAATTGGGCGACTGGAGGCGACGCTTCGACGCCTGGAACACATCACAGAGCAACTGACAATGATTGctccagagagacgccagTTCGCTACAGTTCGTGTTAGCGCCTTCAGCCAGCTGGATGTGACCATTCTCAGGACGATCTTCGGACAGGATGCTGAACAG GTCGTGTCCAGCATTTGCTTGTCACCTCTGGCATCAATCCCGACTGTTCACGACACAATGGTGGCTAAGCTCAAGCAATGGCGCGCGATGCGTTATTTCCTCCAGCTAGGGTGGACGCAACAAGAGGCACCACACTGGGCCGGAGCAGTTGACTTCAAGAAGCGTTTCATCGGTCGCTCGGgtacagaggaagacgcgggCCCTCTGGATCACACGAGTTCCCGGCCAGCAGGACGGCCTGCTGACCGCATGCACACGCTCATTCGCACCGCTGCTGTTGCGCCTCACTCCAGTGAAGCGCGGTTGTTAATGCCGAGCTAA